The Halodesulfovibrio sp. MK-HDV genomic interval AAGTAGGCTTCTTCTTCCGGTGTAATCAGCTGTGGCGTCGGAAGTGGGTTCTTATCTAACTCACTTTCATCATCTAACTCTTCTTCTAATTCTTCGAAAATGTATTCGCCATGCTCATCGATGGTGTCCTCATCTGTGGTCATATCAGAGAGTTCTGTCGCTGAAGCTTCTATTGAGTCTTCCGCGAGGTCTCTTGGAATATTCTCTGTTGCATCCATGCGGAGTTTATCATGAAGTTCCTCGGAAGGTTCATCTGAAAGATCGTTTGGCAAAAGACTTGGTTCGATAGTTTCCAAATTGTGATCAACTGAATCTGCCTGCTCTTTTGTTCCATCCAACTCGGTTGATGGAACTTCTATTTCAGCCGATTCTTCCGTGTTGTTTGACAGAGCGCTTGCTTCAAGAACTATGGGGTTAAAAGTCTCCGGTGAAATTTCTTCTTGAACTATGTTTTCCGGCAATAGATTTATTGGCTCAGGCTCAGGCTCAGGCTCAGGCTCAGGCTCAGGCTCAGGCTCAGGCTCAGGTGTTAAATCTAATCCAGAGAGAGATAGCGGCTCGAGAACCGGAGCGTCATCAAGTTCTTCAAACGCGTCATCGAATTCGTAATCACTATTTTCAAGGTCTTGATCTATAGATTCGGTAGATTCAATAGGTTCGAGAGGAAGTTTGTACAAACCAAGTGTTGCCAGTGCGGCAAGTAGCTCATTACTTGTAGCTGGCGAAGGTAGTGATTCAGAATACCCAGAATCACAAAGCAATTCAGCACTGACAGGGCTATTTGCAATGGCGATGGCAGGTGCTGATAGGCAATCAAGTTTTTTATCAATTTCAAAAAGCTGTGACAAAATATTGATGGCGTCTTCAGTCAGTTCAGCTGCAACAATAACCGCATCAACCGTGAATGTTTCGTATGTGGTTATGGCTGCATCAAACGACGTGACCTCATGGGCATGGAATACGTCTGGATCAAGAAGTTCCTGAATTGATTCAGAAGGCGCAGTTCGAGTCTCGATAATGAGCAACTGCGGGATTTCAACTTCATCATCTTCAGTTACAGAGTCCTGAAGAGGTGAGGCGTGTACGACTGTGCTTGGATAGCCTTGTTTTGTTTTGTCGAATTTTTCAAGACGTACAGTAAAGGACACTGTTGTGCCGACATTGGGCTCAGACTCTATACACAAGAAGCCATCCATCAAATGAACTAGCTCTGTTGTTACGCTTAACCCAAGACCGGAGCCGCAGTACTTACCTGAATTTTCTTCAGGCTCTTGGCAGAACCTGTCCAACACATCGTATTTATTTTGGAGTGGGATACCTCGTCCTTGGTCTTTTACTGTGACCAAAAGTTGCGCGGTATCTTTCGAAGAATCAAGGCTGGAAACAGTTATGCTTATTGAACCAGAGTCACTGAATCGAACAGCGTTTCCGAGCAGGTTTAATAAGATTTGAATAAGACGGCTCGAGTCACCCACATAGTGAACCGGAAGATTGGGGGCTATTTTCCATGTAAGCGCAAGTCCCTTTTCTTCAGTGTGCGGTAGCATTATATAGTATGCGTCTTTCAGCAGGCTTTGTAGATCAAAGCTACGTTTCTTTAGCGTTAAACGATGATTATCAGCTCTGTTTAGGTCGAGTAGATCCTTCAGTTGTAGTTGCAGAACATGCGTAGCGGTTTGCAATGTGCGGAGTGCGTGTTCCCCTTCTTCGGGAATATTAATGTCGCTTAGCTTTTCACCCATGTTAGCAATTGTAACCAACGGTGATTGCAAGTCATGACTAATTTTCTGTATGAGATTCTCAGGTGTAAATTTTGGGTGTGGACCAAGTGGTTTTGGAACGCACTGTGTCTGAAGTCTGGAGCCGTGCAAGGCTATTGGTGTAAGAATCATGAGGCCCATAGCTACGCCAGCAAAAGGCATAAGTTGAAGAACTCCTGCAATATCTGCTGAGTTTGCAGGTAATATTGCGACCATGCTCCCTAATGCAGTCAGCAGGCAGCCTGCTGTAAATCTTCTACCGCCAGGGATCTTTCGAGTAATCGCAGCATAGCCTGGAATGGCACCAAGACCTGCAAGGGCAGGCCATAGAGAAAGATAGTGCAATGAGCTTGAAAGACCAGGGATGAGCGGGAAAACGGCAACAAGTAATCCAAGCAGGGAAAGCCCCCAAAGCTGAGCATCAATATGCCGTGGGCACTCTACACTGTAGAAGAGATTTCGACCGATATGAGGAAGGATAATTAGCGCTAGTCCTGGTAAAAGAATAGTCCAGGCAGTGGAGAATTCAAGTCCGGCTGCCGTAGAGGGCAAAAATCCAAACGTGTAGTAGGCCGTTGTGAGTAGTGTATAGATACAAAGCCAGAAGCAACTCTCGGCTTTAGTGAATACAGCAAG includes:
- a CDS encoding ATP-binding protein is translated as MLPTLLRFRKTLFCFASCCVLVALCLPSLSETLNSGRRVPVAYDVFFEDTPTASISQVAAPQFSNVFTPLGKTPIPHSVKRAWIRISIPIEQIERWRMNGFFPFMQFGGLVRRPTTLFYRPANNPQRWQSSAISRCHIPLPDASKSGLAEYYLRVDGKPGIWFTPEVTLKSTAMPTFITSLVFWLLIGLTLGIAGLNFFLAVFTKAESCFWLCIYTLLTTAYYTFGFLPSTAAGLEFSTAWTILLPGLALIILPHIGRNLFYSVECPRHIDAQLWGLSLLGLLVAVFPLIPGLSSSLHYLSLWPALAGLGAIPGYAAITRKIPGGRRFTAGCLLTALGSMVAILPANSADIAGVLQLMPFAGVAMGLMILTPIALHGSRLQTQCVPKPLGPHPKFTPENLIQKISHDLQSPLVTIANMGEKLSDINIPEEGEHALRTLQTATHVLQLQLKDLLDLNRADNHRLTLKKRSFDLQSLLKDAYYIMLPHTEEKGLALTWKIAPNLPVHYVGDSSRLIQILLNLLGNAVRFSDSGSISITVSSLDSSKDTAQLLVTVKDQGRGIPLQNKYDVLDRFCQEPEENSGKYCGSGLGLSVTTELVHLMDGFLCIESEPNVGTTVSFTVRLEKFDKTKQGYPSTVVHASPLQDSVTEDDEVEIPQLLIIETRTAPSESIQELLDPDVFHAHEVTSFDAAITTYETFTVDAVIVAAELTEDAINILSQLFEIDKKLDCLSAPAIAIANSPVSAELLCDSGYSESLPSPATSNELLAALATLGLYKLPLEPIESTESIDQDLENSDYEFDDAFEELDDAPVLEPLSLSGLDLTPEPEPEPEPEPEPEPEPEPINLLPENIVQEEISPETFNPIVLEASALSNNTEESAEIEVPSTELDGTKEQADSVDHNLETIEPSLLPNDLSDEPSEELHDKLRMDATENIPRDLAEDSIEASATELSDMTTDEDTIDEHGEYIFEELEEELDDESELDKNPLPTPQLITPEEEAYLKEVLGGSGVATNSIEEEPVASEDREEILLDEISDNAELDNVEQDEEKSSVTPPPLFSFDELDELGALDALELDETEDKEELFSRVANERRTQVAQQLVTSDNHTAFSSIVEANEDTPKWDDTPLTEAVSHLTLNSEEAAHPAEVLDMFFLPQIPKIISQLQETFEEIFLHAEEGSITGILHTAEKLQNQAQKYALREVDKMASCVARAAEAEDQKAVSNLMSELEATVVQTGKALRDVYKHSSATTDDL